The genomic window GCATTTTTCCGACGCGCCAGATCGTCAAAGACGGCTCGCAATATTTCGGCCCCTACACCGACGTCGGGCAAATGAAAGCGCTGCTGCGCACGGTCAAGCGCATCTTTCCGATTCGGAGCTGCAACTACCACTTCACCCCGGAAGTCATCGCCAAGAAGAAATACAAACTCTGCCTGGATTATTACATCAAGAAATGCGACGGCCCGTGCGAAGGCCTGGTCTCCGCGGAGGATTACGGCCAGGTGGTGCGGCAGGTGGTCAATTTCATCAACGGCCGCGGCCGCCTGGTGGTGCAGGAGATGCAGGAAAAAATGCAGACCCTGGCGGAAAAACAGTTGTATGAACAAGCCGCCAAGCTGCGCGACCGCATCCGCTTCATCGAAGAGTTTCAATACCGCCAGAAAATCGTCACCGATGATCTCAAAGACCGGGACATCGTGGCCGTGGCCTTGGAGGATGAAGATGCGGCCGGCGCGGTGTTCAAAGTGCGCGACGGCAAGATCATCGGCCGGCAGCATTACTATCTCAACGGCGTGTTCCAGGAGCCGTATGAAAGCGTCGTGGCCGCGTTTGCCAAGCAGTATTATCTCAAAGCGGATTTCATTCCCGAAGAGATCATTCTGCCGGTGGAAATTCCGGAAAGCGAAGACGTGCGCGCCTGGCTGGAATTGCAGCGCCAGGGCCCGGTGCGGCTGATCACGCCGCGCCAGGGCGAGAAGGCCAAACTCATGGAGATGTGCGCGAAGAATGCCCACCTCCTGCTGCAGGAATTGAAGCTGCAAAAGATGCAGGCCCGGCTCAAGCTGCCGCACAGCGTGGTGGCGCTGCAGCGTGATTTGCGGCTGGCGCAACCGCCGCGCCGCATCGAGTGCTTCGACATCTCCAACATTCAGGGCACGGATCCGGTGGCGGCGATGGTGACGTTTGAGGACGGCCGGCCGAAAAAATCGGATTACCGCAAATTCAAAATCCGCGGCCAACAGACGCCGGATGATTTTGCCATGATGGCGGAGGCCATCGAGCGCCGCTATGCCGGCGCGCTGGCGCAAAAGCTGCCGCGGCCCGATCTGATTCTCGTCGATGGCGGCAAAGGCCAGCTCAATGCCGCGCTGGCCGTGCTGCAACGCCTCCATCTCGACCTGCCCCTGGCCGCGCTCGCCAAGCGGCTGGATGAAGTGTTCGTGCCCGGCGCCGCCGACGCGCAAAACATTCCGCGCACGTCTTCGGGACTGAAACTGCTGCAGCAACTTCGCGATGAGGCGCACCGCTTCGGCGTGACGTTTCATCGCAGCCTGCGGCGCAAGCGCACCACCGACTCGGAGCTGTCGAAAATTCCCGGCATCGGTCCGGCGCGGCGCAACGCCCTATTGAAGTTCTACGGCTCGATTGAGGGCGTGCGCCAGGCCTCGGTCGACGAGTTGATGCTGGTAAGCGGCATCACCGCGCCGCTGGCGCAGCGGATTTGGGATTATTTTCACACAGCGCGCGATCAGCAAGAAAAGACGACTGACGAAAAGTGAGTTGCTTCATTCACAACCCAACGCGCCAAAACCAAGGAAGGCAAAAGCGCCCGCGCAGACGCCAAGAGGCAAAGGTGCGCAAAGAAAAACTTGACTTCAGTCTTCCATGATTGCAGGCACCATTTGATTGGGCCGCAAGGCGCGCAAAGTCAGAATAAGATTCCAGGTAAGAATTCAGTCAATTGAAGAACCGCCCGGGCGCTTGGAGCTCTATGAAGCCCGTTCGACGAAAGAAAGCAACAACTCAAGTTGATTCGAGTCAAGAGCGCCCGGGCGGTGGGTTTCCTCAACTGGCTAAACATTTGCAATCATAGAAGATTCTTCACCAAAAGGCAAACATTCGAACCGCGGAGCGTGCGGAGAACGCAGAGTTTTGAAATCAAGAGAGTCCTTCTTCGCGTTCTTCGCGCCTT from bacterium includes these protein-coding regions:
- the uvrC gene encoding excinuclease ABC subunit UvrC; this translates as MSTTLQNKLENLPLKPGVYQFKDRTGKIIYVGKAKVLRHRVRSYFQESRPLDAKTARLRSRIADLEIIVTDSEMEALILEMNLIKEYRPRYNVNLRDDKSFPYIRVTHEMFPRIFPTRQIVKDGSQYFGPYTDVGQMKALLRTVKRIFPIRSCNYHFTPEVIAKKKYKLCLDYYIKKCDGPCEGLVSAEDYGQVVRQVVNFINGRGRLVVQEMQEKMQTLAEKQLYEQAAKLRDRIRFIEEFQYRQKIVTDDLKDRDIVAVALEDEDAAGAVFKVRDGKIIGRQHYYLNGVFQEPYESVVAAFAKQYYLKADFIPEEIILPVEIPESEDVRAWLELQRQGPVRLITPRQGEKAKLMEMCAKNAHLLLQELKLQKMQARLKLPHSVVALQRDLRLAQPPRRIECFDISNIQGTDPVAAMVTFEDGRPKKSDYRKFKIRGQQTPDDFAMMAEAIERRYAGALAQKLPRPDLILVDGGKGQLNAALAVLQRLHLDLPLAALAKRLDEVFVPGAADAQNIPRTSSGLKLLQQLRDEAHRFGVTFHRSLRRKRTTDSELSKIPGIGPARRNALLKFYGSIEGVRQASVDELMLVSGITAPLAQRIWDYFHTARDQQEKTTDEK